One Desulfobulbus propionicus DSM 2032 DNA segment encodes these proteins:
- a CDS encoding TorD/DmsD family molecular chaperone produces MAAHSTPLDQEDASVTEAATLSALYSFLALTMRYPDPAFCNDQFLDAMDFLLESLDWQAERAEFRVWREQTDDVVDNLRTEYTRLFITAPPRTTIPPYASVYVDGDGTLFGRTTERTRDFYRERGYDLANDSEPADHISFELDFLAALAAEARFEDEDLFLRTLFRPWFERFQEKSMTEARHPFYKVSIQLIDFFTKEEQ; encoded by the coding sequence ATGGCAGCACACAGCACCCCCCTTGATCAGGAAGACGCCTCGGTGACCGAAGCCGCCACTCTCAGCGCCCTCTATTCTTTTTTGGCGCTGACCATGCGTTACCCCGATCCGGCCTTCTGCAACGATCAATTCCTTGATGCCATGGATTTTCTGCTGGAATCGCTCGACTGGCAGGCGGAGCGGGCCGAATTCCGCGTCTGGCGAGAGCAAACAGACGATGTCGTGGATAATCTGCGGACCGAATACACCCGGCTGTTCATCACCGCCCCCCCTCGGACGACCATTCCGCCCTATGCCTCGGTCTATGTCGACGGAGACGGCACCCTGTTTGGCCGGACCACCGAACGCACCCGAGATTTTTACCGCGAGCGTGGCTACGACCTGGCCAATGACAGCGAACCCGCCGATCACATCAGTTTTGAACTCGATTTTTTGGCTGCCTTAGCCGCTGAAGCGAGGTTTGAGGATGAGGATCTTTTCCTGCGGACCCTTTTTCGGCCGTGGTTTGAACGTTTTCAGGAAAAAAGTATGACAGAAGCTCGACATCCCTTCTACAAGGTGTCGATACAGTTAATCGATTTTTTCACCAAGGAGGAACAGTAA
- a CDS encoding motility protein A has protein sequence MKRQNLIGLLLCSLLFFGGFLIKGNLSLYFNIASLMIVAGGSAIAALLSFQLERLRIVLRVVRASYRSRLKSEAEIVDILINLAIKSRMEGILSLQQDENETSIHFLRRGLGCLVDNYEPQQIRDILNTEMYFFKLRREDSERVLRTIADFCPAFGIVGSVAGLIPMLAGIDDTGIILKTVPLALTSILYGLILPNFFFIPFAANLRERTNQELLLQKIIMEGIIAIESELNPTVLRTKLLSFLTPSDRKADLVPLSRIQERFHIRLDATEPDDRDEPQDRPGPAVF, from the coding sequence ATGAAACGACAAAACCTGATCGGCCTGCTGTTGTGCAGCCTTCTCTTTTTCGGTGGATTCCTCATCAAAGGCAATCTCAGCCTCTATTTCAACATTGCCAGCCTGATGATCGTGGCCGGCGGCAGCGCCATCGCCGCCCTGCTCAGCTTTCAGCTCGAACGGTTGCGGATCGTGCTGCGGGTGGTGCGCGCCTCGTATCGCAGCCGGCTCAAATCCGAGGCAGAGATCGTCGATATCCTGATCAACCTGGCGATCAAATCGCGGATGGAGGGAATCCTGTCGCTGCAACAGGACGAAAACGAGACCTCGATCCATTTCCTCCGCCGGGGGTTGGGGTGCCTGGTGGACAACTACGAACCGCAGCAGATCCGCGACATCCTCAACACCGAGATGTATTTCTTCAAGCTGCGCCGCGAGGATTCGGAACGGGTGCTGCGCACCATCGCCGATTTCTGCCCGGCCTTTGGCATCGTCGGCTCGGTGGCCGGCCTGATTCCCATGCTGGCGGGCATCGACGACACCGGCATCATCCTCAAGACCGTGCCCCTGGCCCTGACCTCGATCCTCTATGGCCTGATCCTGCCCAATTTCTTCTTCATCCCCTTTGCCGCCAACCTGCGCGAACGGACCAATCAAGAGTTGCTGTTGCAGAAGATCATCATGGAGGGAATCATCGCCATTGAAAGCGAACTCAATCCCACCGTGCTCCGCACCAAACTGCTCTCCTTCCTCACCCCCTCCGATCGCAAGGCCGACCTAGTGCCGCTGTCGCGCATTCAGGAACGGTTCCACATCCGGCTGGACGCCACCGAACCCGATGACCGCGACGAGCCGCAGGATCGGCCGGGACCGGCTGTTTTCTAG
- a CDS encoding pentapeptide repeat-containing protein, translated as MRSPILPALLCALVLYGCGATTVKSLVKDQGAVQMTGHEVLRLVKGNTLALHSFSDDVQLYFDPAGKIFAKGVSTDKDKGSWDVSENGELCMRMEKWWYSDLRCFTVYHIGDMDKVRLANTSGVLQYSAEQTEGDSKGLYSGMDKKKKSLRRSIRNEADTQQPSTSLSASPSKATTPTLIEEPRPSAHHGGKDTGVMVEYMAKDCPGCDLAGVDLGRAELIDAKLAGADLHGANLSMANLRRADLKKANLQKAVLTYANLPGADLRGADLRGASLKGANLIKADLTGARLEEADLTEVLKEGAKGLK; from the coding sequence ATGCGATCTCCCATCCTCCCTGCCCTGCTCTGCGCGCTTGTACTCTATGGCTGCGGGGCAACCACGGTCAAGTCGCTGGTCAAGGATCAAGGGGCCGTGCAGATGACCGGGCACGAGGTATTGCGCCTGGTCAAGGGCAATACCTTGGCGCTCCACTCGTTCAGCGACGACGTCCAGCTCTATTTCGATCCTGCGGGCAAAATCTTCGCCAAGGGCGTCTCTACCGACAAAGACAAGGGGAGCTGGGATGTCAGCGAGAACGGCGAACTCTGCATGCGCATGGAAAAATGGTGGTACAGCGACCTGCGCTGCTTCACCGTCTACCACATCGGCGACATGGATAAGGTCCGTCTGGCCAATACCAGCGGCGTGCTCCAGTATTCGGCCGAGCAGACGGAGGGTGACAGCAAGGGATTGTACAGCGGCATGGACAAGAAAAAGAAGAGTCTGCGCCGCTCGATCCGGAACGAGGCCGACACGCAGCAGCCCAGCACCAGTCTGAGCGCGTCGCCCAGCAAGGCAACCACCCCAACGCTGATCGAGGAACCACGGCCGAGCGCTCATCATGGCGGCAAGGACACCGGGGTCATGGTGGAATACATGGCCAAGGACTGCCCAGGCTGCGACCTGGCCGGGGTCGATCTCGGCCGCGCTGAACTGATCGACGCCAAACTGGCCGGTGCCGACCTCCACGGTGCCAACCTGAGCATGGCCAATCTCCGCCGGGCCGATCTCAAGAAAGCCAACCTGCAAAAGGCCGTCCTTACCTACGCCAATCTTCCCGGTGCCGACCTCCGCGGCGCTGACCTGCGCGGCGCCTCGCTCAAGGGAGCCAATCTCATCAAGGCCGACCTCACCGGGGCCAGGCTCGAAGAGGCCGATCTGACCGAGGTGCTCAAGGAAGGGGCGAAAGGGCTGAAGTAG
- a CDS encoding thioesterase family protein, with product MDIQIPTGIKGKEELVVTFEETAAKYGSGLVEVYATPAMVALMEKTCLKSVLPYLPEGFGTVGIKVDISHGKATPVGMKVTCESTLVEVDRRRLVFELLAYDEKGEIGRGRHERFIIDPKKFMEKL from the coding sequence ATGGATATTCAGATCCCCACGGGTATCAAGGGTAAGGAAGAGCTGGTGGTCACCTTCGAGGAAACCGCCGCCAAGTACGGCAGCGGCTTGGTCGAGGTCTATGCCACCCCGGCCATGGTGGCCCTGATGGAAAAAACCTGCCTCAAATCGGTGCTTCCCTATCTGCCCGAAGGCTTCGGCACGGTGGGCATCAAGGTGGATATCAGCCACGGCAAGGCCACCCCGGTGGGCATGAAGGTCACCTGCGAATCCACCTTGGTCGAGGTTGATCGCAGGCGGCTGGTGTTTGAACTGCTGGCCTACGACGAGAAGGGGGAGATCGGCCGCGGTCGCCATGAACGGTTTATCATTGATCCGAAAAAATTCATGGAAAAACTGTAA
- the ileS gene encoding isoleucine--tRNA ligase, giving the protein MDYRETLNLPQTKFKMKANLTQREPMVLKRWDKENLYQRLQQMMADRPLFILHDGPPYANGNIHLGTAFNKVLKDIILRSKRMAGFNAPYIPGWDCHGLPIEHNVDLELGAKKQAISTLGKRSACRSYAEKWIKTQREQFKRLGVLGDWSNPYLTMSFPYEAIIAREFNKFLLSGAVVRSKKPVYWCATCGTALAEAEVDYADHTSPSVYVKFPVVDDLGEVAPQLAGRSVSVLIWTTTPWTLPANLAIAFHPDFEYAAVAVGDETWILAKELVAPCMEQFGIDQYASIATFSASSLENKRCRHPFMERDALLVLADYVTADSGTGCVHTAPGHGTDDYLTGLRYGLDILSPVDDAGRYTAEAGRYAGQPVPQVNSQIIADMAAAGSLVKEASIRHSYPHCWRCKEPVIYRATAQWFISMDNLQLRAKALSAINEVQWTPAWGQQRIYGMVEARPDWCLSRQRSWGVPVTVLTCAACGEILKNETVCARIDELFMSEGADAWFKHEAADFVPEGVACSCGGREFKKESDILDVWFDSGVSHAAVVEQRPELRWPADLYLEGSDQHRGWFQSSLLTSVGTRGRAPYQGVLTHGYVVDGQGKKMSKSVGNVVAPQQVIDQYGAEVLRLWVASENYQDDVKVSDEILKHVSDAYRKMRNTLRFLLSNLYDFAPERDAVDVSDLQEIDRWALAKYAELSERVTRAYDRYEFHAIYHALHNFCGTTISSIYMDVLKDRLYCSAPAGPERRAAQTVIYRILDGLLRLMSPILCFTAAEAWEHLHGLSDNTPLEQSIFFTRFAPVDDIGKDTAFEERWTKLLTLRGAITRVLEGARRDKVIGLGLDAEVVLRGNTEWAGFLNGSLDQLRELCIVSSLRSAQPGEGGFAFVEAEGIPGLEIAVHPAPGAKCERCWTIATSVGEDHEHPSLCARCAAVVRQLAG; this is encoded by the coding sequence ATGGATTACAGGGAAACACTGAATCTGCCGCAGACCAAGTTCAAAATGAAGGCCAACCTCACCCAGCGGGAGCCAATGGTGCTCAAGCGCTGGGATAAGGAAAACCTCTATCAGCGGTTGCAGCAGATGATGGCCGATCGGCCGTTGTTCATCCTCCATGATGGCCCCCCGTATGCCAACGGCAACATCCATCTGGGCACCGCCTTCAACAAGGTGCTCAAGGACATTATCCTCCGCTCCAAGCGGATGGCCGGGTTCAACGCTCCCTATATTCCCGGTTGGGACTGTCACGGTCTGCCCATCGAGCACAATGTCGACCTGGAGTTGGGCGCCAAGAAACAGGCCATTTCCACCCTGGGCAAACGGTCCGCCTGCCGCAGCTATGCCGAAAAATGGATCAAAACCCAGCGCGAGCAGTTTAAACGTCTCGGCGTGCTCGGCGACTGGTCCAACCCCTACCTGACCATGAGCTTCCCCTACGAGGCGATCATCGCCCGGGAGTTCAACAAATTCCTTCTTTCCGGCGCGGTGGTCCGTTCGAAAAAACCGGTCTATTGGTGCGCCACCTGCGGTACCGCCTTGGCCGAGGCCGAGGTCGACTATGCCGATCACACCTCGCCGTCGGTCTATGTCAAATTTCCGGTGGTCGACGATCTGGGCGAGGTCGCGCCGCAACTGGCGGGCCGTTCGGTATCGGTGCTCATCTGGACCACCACTCCCTGGACCCTGCCGGCCAACCTGGCGATCGCCTTTCATCCCGATTTCGAATACGCGGCGGTCGCCGTTGGCGACGAGACCTGGATTCTGGCCAAGGAGCTGGTAGCCCCCTGCATGGAGCAGTTCGGCATCGACCAGTATGCGAGCATCGCCACCTTTTCCGCCAGCAGCCTGGAAAACAAACGCTGCCGCCACCCATTCATGGAGCGTGATGCACTGCTGGTGCTGGCCGACTATGTCACCGCCGATTCGGGCACCGGTTGTGTCCACACCGCGCCCGGCCACGGCACCGACGACTACCTCACCGGTCTGCGCTACGGTCTGGACATCCTCTCGCCGGTGGACGACGCTGGCCGGTACACGGCGGAAGCTGGGCGATACGCGGGACAGCCGGTGCCGCAGGTCAACAGCCAGATCATCGCCGACATGGCTGCCGCAGGCTCGCTGGTCAAGGAGGCCTCGATCCGGCACAGCTATCCGCACTGCTGGCGCTGCAAGGAACCGGTCATCTACCGGGCCACGGCCCAGTGGTTTATTTCCATGGACAACCTGCAGCTGCGCGCCAAGGCCCTGTCCGCGATCAACGAGGTGCAATGGACCCCGGCATGGGGCCAGCAGCGTATCTACGGTATGGTCGAGGCCCGGCCCGACTGGTGCCTGTCCCGTCAGCGCTCCTGGGGCGTGCCAGTGACCGTGCTCACTTGTGCCGCCTGCGGGGAAATCCTGAAAAACGAGACGGTGTGTGCCCGGATCGACGAACTGTTCATGAGCGAGGGCGCGGATGCCTGGTTCAAGCACGAGGCCGCCGACTTTGTTCCCGAAGGAGTGGCGTGTTCCTGCGGCGGCCGCGAGTTCAAAAAGGAATCCGACATTCTCGATGTCTGGTTCGATTCCGGGGTCAGCCATGCGGCGGTGGTCGAACAGCGCCCGGAACTGCGCTGGCCGGCCGATCTCTACCTCGAGGGCAGCGACCAGCACCGCGGCTGGTTCCAATCCTCGCTGCTCACCTCGGTGGGCACCAGGGGCCGGGCTCCATACCAGGGGGTACTGACCCACGGCTACGTGGTCGACGGTCAAGGCAAGAAAATGTCGAAATCCGTGGGCAACGTGGTCGCGCCCCAGCAAGTCATTGACCAGTACGGCGCCGAGGTCCTCCGCCTGTGGGTGGCCAGCGAGAACTATCAGGACGACGTCAAGGTCTCGGATGAGATCCTCAAGCACGTTTCCGATGCCTACCGCAAGATGCGCAATACCCTGCGGTTTCTCCTCTCGAATCTCTACGACTTTGCCCCGGAACGCGATGCGGTCGACGTTTCCGACCTCCAGGAAATCGACAGGTGGGCGTTGGCCAAGTATGCGGAGCTGAGCGAGCGGGTCACCCGTGCCTACGACCGCTATGAATTCCATGCCATTTACCATGCGCTGCACAACTTCTGCGGCACCACCATCTCGAGCATCTACATGGATGTGCTCAAGGACCGGCTCTACTGCTCGGCGCCAGCTGGCCCGGAGCGGCGGGCGGCTCAGACCGTGATCTACCGCATTCTCGATGGCCTGCTGCGGCTGATGTCGCCGATCCTCTGCTTCACCGCCGCCGAGGCCTGGGAACATCTGCATGGGCTGTCGGACAATACGCCCTTGGAGCAGTCGATTTTCTTCACCCGGTTCGCGCCGGTTGACGATATTGGCAAGGACACTGCCTTTGAGGAGCGCTGGACCAAGTTGCTCACCCTGCGCGGTGCCATTACCCGGGTGCTGGAGGGGGCGCGGCGGGACAAGGTCATTGGCCTTGGTCTCGATGCGGAGGTGGTGTTGCGGGGCAACACTGAGTGGGCTGGATTCCTGAATGGCAGTCTGGACCAGTTGCGGGAATTGTGCATTGTTTCCAGCCTGCGGAGTGCGCAGCCGGGGGAGGGCGGATTTGCCTTTGTCGAGGCGGAGGGTATCCCCGGTTTGGAAATTGCCGTTCATCCTGCTCCTGGCGCCAAGTGCGAGCGCTGCTGGACGATCGCCACCTCGGTTGGCGAGGATCACGAGCATCCGTCGCTCTGTGCCCGTTGCGCCGCCGTGGTTCGTCAGTTGGCGGGATAA
- a CDS encoding 4Fe-4S dicluster domain-containing protein yields the protein MQYGMIIDVDRCVGCHACVIACKAEWEVPAQFDRNWVHRLGPSMTSSGMAATYYPGLCNHCNEPPCVPVCPADPVNMTFKDAKTGKTVTMEVGATWKDPFNGTVQVDRERCIGCGACRDACPYNARYVDESLKDDNSLGKVDKCTYCMPRVAEGLEPACVQTCLARARIFGDLDDPNSEVAKYVAKGAVGLTSKAVQIGPNGKYYGSKKGDMELLMQAAPQEMPKVALRRGLLTKMSLTAKNQVKDLGLLGLAGGLLVKSLQNDEK from the coding sequence ATGCAATATGGCATGATTATCGATGTCGACAGGTGCGTGGGCTGTCATGCCTGCGTCATCGCCTGCAAGGCTGAGTGGGAGGTTCCCGCCCAGTTTGACCGCAACTGGGTCCACCGCTTGGGACCGAGCATGACCTCAAGCGGCATGGCCGCTACCTACTATCCCGGCCTGTGCAACCACTGCAACGAGCCCCCCTGCGTGCCGGTCTGTCCGGCCGACCCGGTCAACATGACCTTCAAGGACGCCAAAACCGGCAAGACCGTGACCATGGAAGTGGGCGCCACCTGGAAAGACCCGTTCAACGGCACTGTTCAGGTCGACCGCGAGCGCTGCATCGGTTGCGGCGCCTGCCGTGACGCCTGCCCGTACAACGCCCGCTATGTCGACGAAAGCCTGAAAGACGACAACAGCCTCGGCAAGGTCGACAAGTGCACCTACTGCATGCCGCGCGTGGCCGAGGGCCTGGAACCAGCCTGTGTTCAGACCTGTCTGGCCCGCGCCCGCATCTTCGGCGACCTCGACGATCCCAACTCGGAAGTGGCCAAGTATGTGGCCAAGGGTGCGGTGGGCCTGACCTCCAAAGCAGTGCAGATCGGGCCCAATGGCAAGTACTACGGCAGCAAGAAGGGCGACATGGAACTGCTGATGCAGGCCGCCCCCCAGGAAATGCCCAAGGTGGCCCTGCGCCGCGGCTTGCTGACCAAGATGTCGCTGACCGCCAAGAATCAAGTCAAAGATCTCGGCCTGCTCGGCCTGGCCGGCGGCCTGTTGGTCAAATCGCTGCAGAACGACGAAAAATAA
- a CDS encoding molybdopterin-containing oxidoreductase family protein, translating into MAMNLTRRKFLKAASIAAASVPLSKVAVKAESGVVKTPLVAPGTFKNTQTAVGGVCEMCFWRCQLVGKIRDGRLIKLEGNPKSIDNGVSICARGNAGVKLLYDPDRLKYPLKNVGKRGAPKWQRISWEEALDTCGAKLKEIRDKYGAKGIAMFPHGSTATYPMGFLENVVGTHNVSEASFFQCRGIRDTAYMATIGQPPNEDVDMANAKVIFLLGNHIGENIHVSHVKRYLKGLERGAKLIVVDPRYSAAAAKSHIWVQIRPGTDTAFLLAIMNYLIQNKKYNADFVDEYGEGFEKMAEGIKEWTLEKAAQECDVPAAQIKEVADLLAANMPHVSIHPGRHVSWYGNDFQRQRALACLTGVLGAFGVKGSFVPPKGPKGLAKVGWPKGEGHGESLREMADLYHYSPPGTPTDLIRDTAITGKPYPIKGCVIWGQNPIQTIPNQEKTIKMLEQMDFVMCVDVMPTDITMFADILLPDCSYLERYDMIKTGTQWDFAEEHKQYIAPRMPLVAPGFERKDSIYITNEIAKRMGYGDKIPVQTQEESIDKMLAGVGLSIEKIKAEDGIHIQPGKEPYGDLELTVLFYNEELEDNGYPPIPTYIPVDRAPDGYMRLLYGRSPVHTFNRSQNNAWLMAENDSNPVWINDQLAAKLGLKEGDTVSLVNQDGVKSRTTTTVKITPGIRQDCVYMYHGFGSMNPELTLGVGKGVDDCSLITKLAVDPETGAHGMRNNFVKLVKVS; encoded by the coding sequence ATGGCAATGAACCTTACCAGGCGGAAATTCCTCAAGGCCGCCTCGATTGCCGCTGCGTCCGTGCCGCTGTCCAAGGTGGCGGTAAAAGCAGAATCAGGAGTTGTCAAGACGCCCCTGGTTGCCCCGGGGACGTTCAAAAATACGCAGACCGCGGTTGGCGGTGTGTGCGAGATGTGTTTCTGGCGCTGTCAGCTGGTGGGAAAAATCCGTGACGGCCGTCTGATCAAGCTGGAAGGCAATCCAAAATCGATCGACAACGGCGTGTCCATCTGCGCCCGCGGCAATGCCGGCGTCAAACTGCTCTACGATCCGGACCGGCTCAAATACCCGCTGAAAAATGTCGGCAAGCGCGGCGCCCCCAAGTGGCAGCGCATCTCCTGGGAAGAGGCACTGGATACCTGCGGCGCCAAGCTGAAGGAAATCAGGGATAAATACGGCGCCAAGGGCATCGCCATGTTCCCCCACGGCTCCACCGCCACCTATCCGATGGGTTTCCTGGAGAACGTGGTGGGTACCCACAACGTTTCCGAGGCCTCGTTCTTCCAATGCCGCGGCATCCGCGATACCGCCTACATGGCGACCATTGGCCAGCCGCCCAACGAGGATGTCGACATGGCCAACGCCAAGGTGATTTTTCTCCTGGGCAACCACATCGGCGAGAACATCCACGTCTCCCACGTCAAACGGTATCTCAAGGGACTTGAGCGGGGCGCGAAACTCATTGTTGTCGATCCGCGCTATTCGGCCGCGGCGGCCAAGTCGCACATCTGGGTGCAGATTCGGCCCGGCACCGACACCGCCTTCCTGCTGGCGATCATGAACTACCTGATCCAAAATAAAAAGTACAACGCTGATTTCGTCGATGAATACGGCGAAGGCTTTGAGAAAATGGCCGAAGGGATCAAGGAGTGGACCCTGGAGAAAGCGGCCCAAGAGTGCGACGTGCCCGCTGCCCAGATCAAGGAAGTGGCCGATCTGCTGGCCGCCAACATGCCCCATGTGTCCATTCATCCCGGCCGCCACGTGTCCTGGTACGGCAACGACTTCCAGCGTCAGCGCGCCCTGGCCTGCCTCACCGGCGTGCTCGGCGCTTTCGGCGTCAAGGGTTCGTTCGTGCCGCCCAAGGGCCCCAAGGGACTGGCCAAGGTCGGTTGGCCCAAGGGCGAAGGCCACGGTGAAAGCCTGCGAGAGATGGCCGATCTGTATCACTACTCGCCGCCCGGCACCCCCACCGACCTGATCCGTGACACCGCCATCACCGGCAAGCCCTATCCGATCAAGGGCTGCGTCATCTGGGGCCAGAATCCAATCCAGACCATTCCCAACCAGGAAAAGACCATCAAGATGCTCGAGCAGATGGACTTTGTCATGTGCGTCGATGTCATGCCCACCGACATCACCATGTTTGCCGACATCCTCCTGCCCGACTGCTCCTACCTGGAGCGCTACGACATGATCAAGACCGGCACCCAGTGGGATTTCGCCGAGGAGCACAAGCAGTACATCGCCCCGCGCATGCCGCTGGTGGCTCCTGGATTCGAGCGCAAGGACAGCATCTACATCACCAACGAGATCGCCAAGCGCATGGGTTACGGCGACAAGATCCCGGTGCAGACCCAGGAGGAAAGCATCGACAAGATGCTGGCCGGGGTCGGGTTGTCGATCGAAAAAATCAAGGCCGAGGACGGCATTCACATTCAGCCGGGCAAGGAGCCCTACGGCGATCTGGAACTGACGGTGCTCTTCTACAACGAAGAACTGGAGGACAACGGTTATCCGCCGATTCCCACCTACATCCCGGTGGACCGCGCCCCCGACGGGTACATGCGCCTCTTGTACGGCCGTTCGCCGGTCCACACCTTCAACCGCAGCCAGAACAACGCCTGGCTGATGGCGGAAAACGACAGTAACCCGGTGTGGATCAACGACCAGCTGGCCGCCAAGCTTGGCCTCAAGGAGGGCGATACCGTCTCCCTGGTCAACCAGGACGGGGTCAAGTCACGGACCACCACCACGGTCAAGATTACCCCCGGTATCCGCCAGGATTGCGTCTACATGTACCACGGCTTCGGTTCCATGAACCCTGAACTGACGCTGGGCGTGGGCAAGGGTGTCGATGATTGCAGCCTGATCACCAAGCTCGCGGTCGATCCGGAAACCGGCGCCCATGGCATGCGCAACAACTTTGTCAAACTCGTGAAAGTCAGCTGA
- a CDS encoding OmpA family protein, giving the protein MDKQSPIPHSPAEESAPTVVPPAPNALKRPPLAHDWQQSSQPVFVIEDSFYRSRTPPRPVHWSIAWSDLMMTMFILFLTLFAHLRTHEEILAHGKPNKVADETMPVQTDQTPSALVFHPISQDVSLTIADDAKDIIPPQREQEGADVLIRHTLTEEKPQPESLAPIPQLPQQPSAPQSANQTAASPAQPLPPAPVPEEKKQEELITKIYDLSKVALEKEQLDRFASVELVPDKTMRIILTGDLLFASGQAELTREALVSLKKISALIKTTPYMINVIGHTDDRPVKNARFPSNWELSLARAGRVARFLIEDTGLPATQFSVSGYSSFRPLKPNTSEDNRKINRRVELVLSKELPQAQAAMPANLQ; this is encoded by the coding sequence ATGGACAAGCAATCTCCGATCCCACACAGCCCTGCCGAGGAATCGGCGCCGACCGTTGTCCCACCGGCGCCCAACGCCCTCAAACGGCCGCCCCTTGCCCACGACTGGCAGCAGAGTTCCCAGCCTGTTTTCGTCATCGAGGATTCCTTTTACCGGTCGCGGACCCCGCCCCGCCCGGTCCATTGGTCGATTGCCTGGTCGGATCTGATGATGACCATGTTTATCCTCTTTCTCACCCTCTTCGCCCACCTTCGCACCCACGAGGAGATCCTTGCCCATGGCAAACCCAACAAGGTGGCCGATGAAACCATGCCGGTGCAGACCGACCAGACGCCGTCCGCCTTGGTCTTTCACCCTATCTCCCAGGATGTTTCCCTGACCATTGCCGATGACGCCAAGGACATTATTCCTCCGCAACGCGAACAGGAAGGCGCCGACGTGCTCATCCGTCATACACTGACCGAGGAGAAGCCGCAGCCCGAGTCGTTGGCCCCGATACCCCAGCTGCCGCAGCAGCCTTCTGCTCCGCAGTCGGCAAACCAGACGGCAGCCTCCCCCGCGCAGCCCCTTCCACCCGCCCCCGTCCCCGAGGAGAAGAAGCAGGAAGAGCTGATCACCAAGATCTATGACCTGTCCAAGGTAGCCCTGGAAAAGGAGCAGCTGGATCGTTTCGCCTCGGTGGAACTGGTGCCGGACAAGACCATGCGCATCATCCTCACCGGCGACCTGCTATTTGCCTCCGGTCAGGCGGAACTCACTCGCGAAGCCCTTGTTTCCCTGAAAAAAATATCGGCCCTCATCAAAACCACCCCCTACATGATCAACGTCATCGGTCATACCGACGACCGTCCGGTGAAGAATGCCCGCTTCCCCTCCAACTGGGAACTGTCGCTGGCTCGAGCCGGGCGGGTGGCCCGGTTTCTCATCGAGGATACCGGACTGCCGGCCACCCAGTTCAGTGTTTCCGGCTACAGCTCCTTCCGGCCTCTTAAGCCCAACACCAGCGAAGACAATCGCAAGATCAACCGGCGGGTGGAGCTCGTGCTGTCCAAGGAATTGCCGCAGGCCCAAGCCGCCATGCCCGCCAACCTTCAATAA